In Fodinibius saliphilus, a genomic segment contains:
- the hppD gene encoding 4-hydroxyphenylpyruvate dioxygenase codes for MGAGADQAATLDRPVEQEFDDHLGLQDVDYVEHYVSNAKQASHFYQTVFGFKLKAFSGLETGNRDRVSYLLEQGNIRFLLTAPLNSDSPIARHVAKHGDGIHDIAMHVEDVDRAYKETVKRGAKSVEEPHNLEDEHGTIRKAAIATYGDTIHTFIDRSGYDGLFMPGYQAAESPIKNVEPVGIQFVDHCVGNVEKGKMNTWVDFYRDVMGFTQYIHFDDDDISTEYSALMSKVMAGGRGMIKFPINEPADGKKKSQIEEYLDFYEGPGVQHIALLTGDIIKTVNELKGRGLEFLHVPTTYYEELEERVGTIDEPIDKLEELGILVDRDDEGYLLQIFSKPVVDRPTFFFEIIQRKGARGFGKGNFKALFEAIEREQEKRGNL; via the coding sequence ATGGGAGCAGGAGCTGACCAAGCTGCTACACTTGACCGACCGGTAGAGCAAGAGTTCGATGATCACCTGGGGCTTCAGGATGTAGACTATGTGGAGCATTATGTAAGTAATGCCAAGCAAGCCAGTCATTTTTATCAAACGGTTTTTGGATTTAAATTGAAAGCTTTTAGCGGACTGGAAACAGGAAATCGTGACAGGGTATCCTATTTATTAGAACAGGGGAATATTCGATTTCTTTTGACGGCGCCACTGAATAGTGATTCTCCCATTGCCAGGCATGTTGCTAAACATGGCGATGGTATTCATGATATCGCTATGCACGTTGAAGATGTAGATCGGGCTTACAAAGAAACAGTGAAGCGAGGGGCGAAAAGTGTGGAAGAACCGCATAATTTAGAAGATGAGCACGGTACCATCCGAAAAGCCGCAATTGCAACATATGGAGATACTATCCATACCTTTATTGATCGATCAGGGTATGATGGGCTGTTTATGCCCGGTTATCAAGCAGCCGAATCACCTATTAAAAATGTAGAGCCGGTAGGTATACAGTTTGTGGATCACTGTGTGGGGAATGTTGAAAAAGGAAAAATGAATACGTGGGTAGATTTCTACCGTGATGTGATGGGCTTTACCCAGTATATACATTTTGATGATGATGATATTTCTACAGAATATTCAGCATTGATGTCAAAAGTGATGGCGGGGGGGCGTGGAATGATTAAATTCCCCATTAATGAGCCAGCTGACGGCAAGAAAAAGTCACAGATTGAAGAGTACCTGGATTTCTATGAAGGGCCGGGTGTACAGCATATTGCCCTGCTTACCGGCGATATTATTAAAACAGTAAATGAATTGAAAGGGCGTGGACTCGAATTCTTGCATGTGCCTACGACCTATTACGAAGAACTTGAAGAACGGGTGGGAACGATTGATGAACCCATCGATAAGCTCGAAGAGTTGGGTATTCTTGTTGATCGTGATGATGAGGGATATCTACTGCAAATTTTCTCGAAGCCGGTAGTAGATCGACCGACCTTCTTTTTTGAAATTATTCAGCGAAAAGGAGCCCGAGGTTTCGGAAAAGGGAATTTTAAAGCTCTTTTTGAAGCTATTGAACGCGAGCAGGAAAAACGAGGAAACTTATAA
- a CDS encoding homogentisate 1,2-dioxygenase: protein MMIYHQLGKIPHKRHTQFRRPDGELYQEQLFGAEGFHGSSSLLYHHNPPTRTFKVEKGNEINIEKWDEGVLRHHHLRTANIEEGGDPVMGRKVLLFNNDVQIGAVRPTEKMDYFYKNGEHDELLFIHEGEGYVQSMFGKLDFGYGDYIFIPRGTIYQIVFETEKNRMLTVDSTGPIDVPNRYLTEKGQFAEHSPFCERDIRRPEGPVFVNREGEFEVRIKKQGRYTSYWYEHHPFDIVGWDGYLYPWIFNIKDFEPITGRVHQPPPVHQTFAAPNYVVCSFCPRKYDYHPESIPAPYAHSNVDSDEVLYYVEGDFMSRKGVETASITQHPGGIPHGPHPGKYEGSIGKEGTDEYAVMIDTFHPLHLTMEAKKLDDESYPYSWIEGETKGKIEAEE, encoded by the coding sequence ATTATGATTTATCATCAACTTGGAAAGATACCGCACAAGCGGCATACGCAATTTCGTCGACCGGATGGCGAATTGTATCAGGAGCAGTTATTCGGAGCCGAAGGCTTTCACGGTAGTTCATCATTGCTATATCACCATAACCCGCCTACCCGAACCTTTAAGGTAGAGAAGGGGAATGAAATTAATATTGAGAAGTGGGATGAAGGGGTGCTTCGTCACCACCACTTGCGAACCGCCAATATTGAAGAGGGCGGTGACCCGGTAATGGGACGAAAAGTGCTACTCTTTAATAATGATGTACAAATAGGAGCAGTTCGTCCTACTGAAAAGATGGACTATTTTTATAAAAATGGAGAGCATGATGAGCTGCTTTTTATTCATGAGGGCGAAGGATATGTGCAGAGTATGTTCGGGAAACTCGATTTCGGATATGGCGACTATATCTTTATTCCACGGGGAACCATCTACCAGATCGTTTTTGAAACGGAGAAGAACCGAATGCTAACGGTAGATTCTACCGGGCCCATCGATGTGCCCAACCGGTACCTTACCGAAAAAGGGCAGTTCGCCGAACACAGTCCGTTTTGTGAACGGGATATTCGTCGTCCCGAAGGTCCGGTATTCGTGAACCGCGAGGGAGAGTTTGAGGTCCGTATCAAAAAACAGGGTCGGTATACCTCCTATTGGTACGAGCACCATCCTTTTGATATCGTCGGTTGGGACGGATACCTGTATCCCTGGATCTTCAACATCAAGGATTTTGAGCCTATTACCGGACGTGTGCATCAGCCGCCACCGGTACATCAGACGTTTGCAGCTCCCAATTACGTGGTTTGCTCGTTCTGTCCCCGTAAGTATGACTACCATCCGGAATCGATTCCGGCCCCTTATGCACACTCTAATGTAGATTCTGATGAGGTGCTCTATTACGTAGAGGGAGACTTTATGAGCCGGAAGGGCGTAGAAACAGCCAGTATTACCCAGCATCCGGGCGGTATACCACACGGACCCCATCCCGGAAAATACGAAGGAAGTATCGGTAAGGAAGGGACTGATGAGTACGCGGTGATGATCGATACCTTTCATCCGCTGCATCTTACTATGGAAGCTAAAAAACTGGATGATGAAAGCTATCCGTATTCTTGGATCGAAGGTGAGACGAAAGGAAAAATTGAGGCAGAGGAGTAG